One genomic segment of Corvus moneduloides isolate bCorMon1 chromosome 23, bCorMon1.pri, whole genome shotgun sequence includes these proteins:
- the NKAIN1 gene encoding sodium/potassium-transporting ATPase subunit beta-1-interacting protein 1 isoform X2 translates to MGRCNGRCTLVGFCCLQLVAALERQIFDFLGYQWAPILANFLHIMAVILGIFGTIQYRSRYLMMYAVWLVLWVGWNAFIICFYLEVGRLSQDRDFIMTFNTSLHRSWWMENGPGCLVTPVLNSNLAPEDHHVITVSGCLLDYQYIEVVSSATQIFLALFGFVYACYVSKVFLEEEDSFDFIGGFDSYGYQAPQKTSHLQLQPLYTSG, encoded by the exons GTCGCGGCGCTGGAGAGGCAGATCTTTGATTTCCTGGGGTACCAGTGGGCCCCCATCCTGGCGAACTTTTTACACATCATGGCCGtgattttgggaatttttgggacGATCCAGTACAGATCCAGATACCTCATGATG TACGCGGTGTGGTTGGTGCTGTGGGTCGGCTGGAACGCCTTCATCATCTGCTTCTACCTGGAGGTCGGGCGCTTGTCACAG gacCGGGACTTCATCATGACCTTCAATACCTCACTGCACCGCTCGTGGTGGATGGAGAACGGCCCTGGCTGCCTGGTGACGCCGGTGCTCAACTCCAACCTGGCGCCCGAGGACCACCACGTCATCACGGTCAGCGGCTGCCTGCTCGACTACCAGTACATCGAGGTGGTGAGCAGCGCCACGCAGATCTTCCTGGCG CTCTTCGGCTTCGTCTACGCCTGCTACGTCAGCAAAGTgttcctggaggaggaggacagcT TTGACTTCATCGGCGGCTTTGACTCCTACGGGTACCAGGCACCACAGAAGACGTCGCACCTGCAGCTACAGCCGCTCTACAC
- the NKAIN1 gene encoding sodium/potassium-transporting ATPase subunit beta-1-interacting protein 1 isoform X1: MGRCNGRCTLVGFCCLQLVAALERQIFDFLGYQWAPILANFLHIMAVILGIFGTIQYRSRYLMMYAVWLVLWVGWNAFIICFYLEVGRLSQDRDFIMTFNTSLHRSWWMENGPGCLVTPVLNSNLAPEDHHVITVSGCLLDYQYIEVVSSATQIFLALFGFVYACYVSKVFLEEEDSSGRCWQPRRAGLCHSHPDALLPRDQHRDQHRDQHPTHATAPQVVPAQPGGAASHVFPPFR; encoded by the exons GTCGCGGCGCTGGAGAGGCAGATCTTTGATTTCCTGGGGTACCAGTGGGCCCCCATCCTGGCGAACTTTTTACACATCATGGCCGtgattttgggaatttttgggacGATCCAGTACAGATCCAGATACCTCATGATG TACGCGGTGTGGTTGGTGCTGTGGGTCGGCTGGAACGCCTTCATCATCTGCTTCTACCTGGAGGTCGGGCGCTTGTCACAG gacCGGGACTTCATCATGACCTTCAATACCTCACTGCACCGCTCGTGGTGGATGGAGAACGGCCCTGGCTGCCTGGTGACGCCGGTGCTCAACTCCAACCTGGCGCCCGAGGACCACCACGTCATCACGGTCAGCGGCTGCCTGCTCGACTACCAGTACATCGAGGTGGTGAGCAGCGCCACGCAGATCTTCCTGGCG CTCTTCGGCTTCGTCTACGCCTGCTACGTCAGCAAAGTgttcctggaggaggaggacagcT CTGGCAGATGCTGGCAGCCCAGgcgggcagggctgtgccacagccacCCGGATGCGCTCCTTCCCCGGGATCAGCACCGGGATCAGCACCGGGATCAGCATCCCACCCATGCCACGGCCCCACAGGtggtcccagcccagcccgggggTGCAGCATCCCatgttttccctcctttccgTTGA